Proteins found in one Methylobacter sp. S3L5C genomic segment:
- a CDS encoding CerR family C-terminal domain-containing protein, giving the protein MTSLKTKSEKTRNRLLTAASRIFSEKGFQESTIAEICEQAETNIASVNYHFRDKETLYLESWRFAFNKELSLYPPNGGVRTDAPAEQRLAGRIRSLINRVTDDNSYSFAIINKEMAQPTRLLSDIMEKEINPQRLQMIGLLKECLGQAASDQQIQYCHTSIMGQCFHLLRLKHMQNARHFRSPASDLGDSKAFAEHIVQFSLAGIQAIRSQTLN; this is encoded by the coding sequence ATGACTAGCCTGAAAACCAAGTCTGAAAAGACCCGTAATCGCCTGTTAACAGCAGCCAGTCGCATTTTTTCCGAGAAAGGTTTTCAGGAATCGACGATAGCCGAAATTTGCGAACAAGCAGAAACCAATATCGCTTCAGTTAATTATCATTTTCGTGATAAAGAAACCCTGTATCTGGAATCCTGGCGCTTTGCCTTTAACAAGGAACTGAGTTTGTATCCTCCAAATGGTGGAGTAAGGACAGATGCTCCGGCTGAACAGCGCTTAGCCGGAAGAATCCGGTCATTAATCAATCGGGTTACTGACGATAACTCTTATTCTTTTGCCATTATCAATAAAGAAATGGCACAGCCAACCCGACTGCTTTCCGACATTATGGAAAAAGAAATCAATCCGCAACGCTTGCAAATGATCGGTTTGTTAAAGGAATGCCTTGGGCAAGCAGCAAGCGATCAGCAGATTCAATATTGCCATACCAGTATTATGGGCCAATGTTTTCATTTGTTGCGCTTAAAACACATGCAAAATGCCCGCCATTTTCGTAGCCCTGCCAGCGACTTGGGCGACAGCAAAGCTTTTGCCGAACACATCGTGCAATTTTCTCTGGCGGGCATCCAAGCCATCCGTTCTCAAACCCTTAATTAA
- a CDS encoding (2Fe-2S)-binding protein has translation MSKYHLNINGKPKTVDVTSDTPLLWVLRDHLNLVGTKFGCGIGQCGVCTVHINGEPARACLTPIAKVGKSKITTIEGLSPNGEHPLQKVWQELDVPQCGYCQAGQIMTAAALLKKNPQPSDEDIDTALGGNLCRCGTYLRIRAGIHRVAEIASKESI, from the coding sequence ATGAGTAAATACCATCTCAACATAAACGGTAAGCCAAAAACCGTAGACGTTACCTCTGATACTCCTTTGTTGTGGGTGTTGCGAGATCATTTAAATTTGGTTGGTACTAAATTTGGTTGTGGTATCGGTCAGTGCGGCGTTTGTACTGTGCATATTAACGGCGAGCCTGCCCGGGCTTGCCTGACCCCCATCGCCAAAGTCGGTAAAAGCAAAATAACCACCATAGAAGGATTGAGTCCAAATGGCGAACATCCTTTACAAAAAGTCTGGCAAGAACTTGATGTACCGCAATGCGGTTACTGTCAGGCGGGTCAAATCATGACTGCAGCGGCATTATTGAAGAAAAACCCACAGCCCTCGGATGAGGACATTGATACTGCTCTGGGCGGTAATTTGTGTCGTTGCGGTACCTATCTTCGTATTCGTGCAGGCATCCACCGTGTAGCAGAAATCGCCAGTAAGGAATCAATATGA
- a CDS encoding multidrug efflux RND transporter permease subunit, translated as MNLSALFIYRPVATTLLTIAIALVGTLAFLNLPVSSLPQVDFPTVSVQAQLPGASAETMSTSVATPLERALGRIAGITEMTSSSSLGSTQITLQFDLDRDINGACRDVQAAINAAASLLPVNMPNRPTYRRDNPADSPILILALTSDSLSRGQLYDVASTILAQKIAQTPGIGQVQIGGAALPAVRVELNPNSLSKYGIGLEDVRNTITQTNVTRPKGVIENGKQRWQVLANDQARKASDYMPLIVSYRNGAPVTIADLGEAVDSVEDLRNTGLKNGKPSVLLIIRKQPLANVIQTVDEVLALLPELRANIPGTIDLSVVVDRSLTIRASITEVEHSLLIAISLVILVVLVFLRDFRSTVVPIIAVPVSLIGACAVMYLFNYSLNNLTLMALTISTGFVVDDAIVVLENTNRHIEKGVPPFKAALLGAKEVGFTVMAMSVSLIAVFLPILLMGGVVGRLFREFAVTLSAAVLVSLLISLTVTPMLCARWLGKESPKHGCIYNGIGSAFDWLQAAYERSLRWALHHGRIMMLILLGTIGLNVYLYTIIDKGFFPTQDGGRLIGEIQTDQGTSFLSLQKKLYEYSELLMKDPAVSNVAGFGGAGSSSNSARVFVILKPHNERAPIEEVMGRLRDKVKRIPGAELHMFPAQELRIGGRPSFGSFDYALQSDDLTLLREWMPKVIAALSKLPQLSDVNTSQQDKGQQIGLVVNRDMASRYGISQAMIDNSLNSAFGQRQVSVIYNPLNQYRVIMELAPEYWQSSEALKQVYISVPAERLPSGEQVGARQVPLSTLASFAPTTTPLSVNHQGQFAAATLSFNLQPGTSLSTATQLIEKTMLDIGVPNSIQGSFQGSAKAFQESLRNQPFLILAALLSIYIVLGILYESTIHPLTILSTLPSAGVGALLALIACGTEFSIIALIGVILLIGIVKKNAIMMIDFALQAERGQGLKASEAIFQACLLRFRPIMMTTLAAMFGALPLALGSGYGAELRQPLGIAIVGGLIFSQLLTLYTTPVVYIYLDRFRLWFHRRFFNRAATLADKPA; from the coding sequence ATGAATCTATCGGCACTGTTTATCTATCGACCGGTGGCCACCACACTATTAACAATTGCCATCGCTCTGGTGGGTACGCTGGCCTTTTTAAATTTACCGGTGTCATCGTTGCCGCAGGTGGATTTCCCGACGGTAAGTGTGCAGGCCCAGCTTCCCGGCGCCAGCGCTGAAACCATGTCGACTTCGGTCGCCACGCCACTGGAACGGGCGTTGGGACGCATCGCGGGCATTACCGAAATGACCTCCAGCAGCTCATTGGGATCTACCCAGATTACCCTACAATTTGATCTGGATCGTGATATCAATGGTGCTTGCCGTGATGTGCAAGCGGCGATTAATGCCGCTGCCAGCCTGTTGCCCGTCAATATGCCCAATCGCCCTACTTACCGGCGCGATAATCCGGCCGACTCGCCGATTTTGATATTGGCGTTAACCTCGGATAGCCTTAGTCGCGGTCAACTATACGACGTGGCATCGACCATCCTGGCACAGAAAATAGCACAGACTCCCGGTATCGGCCAGGTACAGATCGGCGGCGCCGCCCTACCGGCGGTAAGGGTTGAACTAAATCCAAACTCCTTGAGCAAATACGGTATCGGTTTAGAGGATGTCAGAAATACCATCACCCAAACCAACGTTACGCGCCCCAAAGGAGTCATAGAAAACGGCAAGCAACGCTGGCAGGTTCTGGCTAACGATCAGGCTCGTAAAGCCAGTGATTATATGCCGTTAATCGTCAGCTATCGCAACGGCGCACCGGTTACCATCGCTGATCTTGGTGAGGCCGTTGATTCTGTAGAAGATCTGCGCAATACCGGACTAAAAAACGGTAAACCGTCCGTGTTGCTGATTATCAGAAAACAACCACTCGCCAATGTCATTCAAACTGTCGATGAAGTTCTGGCCTTGTTGCCGGAACTACGCGCCAACATTCCCGGCACTATTGATTTGTCGGTAGTGGTTGATAGATCGTTAACTATCAGGGCCTCAATTACCGAAGTCGAACACAGCTTGTTAATTGCCATTAGCTTGGTGATTCTGGTGGTACTGGTGTTTTTACGGGATTTTCGCTCGACAGTCGTACCGATTATAGCGGTACCTGTATCACTGATCGGCGCCTGTGCCGTCATGTATTTATTTAACTACAGTCTGAATAATTTAACGCTGATGGCATTGACCATCTCCACAGGCTTTGTCGTTGACGATGCCATTGTCGTTCTGGAAAACACCAATCGTCATATCGAAAAAGGTGTGCCGCCTTTTAAGGCGGCATTATTGGGGGCCAAGGAAGTCGGCTTTACCGTAATGGCAATGAGTGTATCGCTGATTGCCGTGTTCTTACCCATTTTATTGATGGGTGGTGTAGTCGGCCGCTTGTTCAGGGAGTTTGCGGTAACGCTGTCGGCGGCGGTACTGGTGTCGTTGCTGATTTCGCTGACGGTCACGCCGATGCTCTGTGCGCGTTGGCTGGGCAAGGAAAGTCCAAAGCATGGCTGTATTTATAATGGTATAGGATCTGCCTTCGACTGGTTGCAAGCGGCTTATGAACGTTCACTACGCTGGGCACTGCATCATGGCCGTATCATGATGTTGATTTTGCTCGGCACCATCGGCCTCAATGTTTATCTGTACACAATAATAGACAAAGGCTTTTTCCCGACTCAGGATGGCGGCAGATTAATCGGTGAGATTCAAACCGACCAAGGGACGTCTTTTTTGTCCCTGCAAAAAAAGCTTTATGAATATTCCGAGCTATTAATGAAAGATCCGGCAGTCAGTAATGTCGCCGGATTTGGTGGAGCCGGTTCCAGCAGTAATAGTGCCAGAGTCTTCGTTATACTCAAACCGCACAATGAACGCGCGCCCATTGAAGAAGTCATGGGGCGCTTGCGTGATAAAGTCAAACGCATTCCCGGTGCCGAACTGCACATGTTCCCGGCGCAAGAATTACGTATCGGCGGGCGCCCGTCTTTCGGTTCGTTTGACTATGCGCTGCAATCCGACGACCTTACCCTGCTTCGGGAATGGATGCCAAAAGTTATTGCCGCGCTGTCCAAGCTACCGCAACTCAGCGATGTCAATACCAGCCAGCAAGACAAAGGCCAACAGATTGGTTTGGTAGTTAATCGGGATATGGCATCCCGCTATGGCATCAGCCAGGCCATGATCGACAACAGTCTTAATAGCGCCTTTGGTCAACGTCAGGTATCGGTGATTTACAATCCACTTAACCAATATCGGGTAATCATGGAATTGGCACCCGAATACTGGCAAAGTTCTGAAGCCTTAAAACAGGTTTACATTAGTGTCCCGGCCGAACGTTTACCGTCCGGCGAACAGGTTGGCGCGCGCCAGGTACCGTTGTCGACGCTTGCCAGTTTTGCACCAACCACCACGCCGTTGTCGGTTAATCATCAGGGTCAGTTTGCTGCAGCTACCTTGTCGTTTAATCTTCAACCCGGCACTTCACTTTCTACTGCCACCCAACTAATCGAGAAAACCATGCTTGATATTGGCGTGCCTAATTCGATACAAGGTAGTTTTCAGGGTTCTGCAAAAGCCTTTCAGGAATCGTTACGCAATCAACCTTTTTTAATCCTGGCCGCTTTGCTCAGTATTTATATTGTGCTGGGAATTTTATACGAAAGTACCATTCATCCGCTGACCATCCTGTCTACTTTGCCTTCGGCAGGAGTCGGCGCCCTGTTGGCGTTGATAGCTTGTGGCACCGAATTCAGCATCATTGCCTTAATCGGTGTCATTTTGCTCATTGGTATCGTCAAAAAAAATGCCATTATGATGATAGATTTCGCCTTACAAGCTGAACGTGGGCAGGGACTGAAGGCTTCCGAAGCGATTTTTCAGGCCTGTTTGCTGCGCTTTCGCCCGATCATGATGACGACACTGGCAGCAATGTTCGGTGCCCTGCCACTGGCTCTGGGTAGTGGTTACGGCGCAGAACTTCGTCAACCACTGGGCATTGCCATTGTCGGCGGACTGATTTTCAGTCAGCTACTAACGCTGTACACCACTCCCGTTGTTTATATTTATCTGGATCGTTTCCGGCTGTGGTTTCATCGCCGTTTTTTTAATCGCGCCGCTACACTGGCTGATAAACCTGCTTAG
- a CDS encoding MdtB/MuxB family multidrug efflux RND transporter permease subunit: MTSSTQALANFNPSRLFILRPVATSLLMVAMLLVGILAYRLLPVSALPQVDYPTIQVVTLYPGASPDVMTSVITAPLERQFGQMPGLTQMSSTSSGGASVITLQFNLTLDLDVAEQSVQAAINAASNFLPDDLPQAPIYSKVNPADTPIMTLAISSKALPLFKVEDLVDTRLAQKIAQLPGVGLVGISGGQRPAVRVQVNHKALAAYGISLEDVRTVIAAANVNQPKGMFNGPMRSAIIDSNDQLRSAAEYRDLIIAYRNGAPVKMSEVADVVDGAENVRLAAWANDKAAVIVNIQRQPGANVIEVVDSIKELLPKLQASLPLSIEVVPLTDRTVTIRASIHDVQFELLLAIVLVVMVIFVFLRNVPATIIPGIAVPLSLVGTFIVMYLAGFSINNLTLMALTIATGFVVDDAIVVIENISRYIERGESPLKAALKGSEQIGFTIISLTFSLIAVLIPLLFMSDVVGRLFREFAITLAVAILISAMVSLTLTPMMCAKLLRQDSKHGNNEVDKAVDWFDKLIAAYGRSLEWVLQRQTLTMLVFFATVALTVTLYIAIPKGFFPIQDTGIIQGISEAPQNVSFSAMAEYQQKLGKLILEDPAVDNLSSFIGVDGINTTPNSGRFLINLKPHAERTVNASEVIARLKLKLAELSGVTLYLQPVQDLTMENRVSRTQYQFTLETPDPEELNRWTQRLVEQLTGQPEFSDVTSDVQDQGRQVYVNIDRSTASRLGITTAAVDNTLYSAYGQRLVSTIFTQSNQYRVVLEVDPADQHSPETLKDLRIPSGNGTQVPLSAIAEISERPTPLSINHLDQFPVATLSFNLAHGAALGDAVKAIDRAKDEIGLPLSIRTSYQGAALAFKASLDNTLWLILAAIITVYIVLGVLYESYIHPITILSTLPSAGVGALLALIISGGDLGIIGIIGIILLIGIVKKNAIMMIDFALEAERKNLMPPADAIFQACLLRFRPILMTTLAALLGALPLMLGSGVGSELRHPLGITMVGGLLVSQLLTLYTTPVIYLWMDNLARRVSGWVRLNPTEVVENEGSL; the protein is encoded by the coding sequence ATGACATCCTCAACGCAAGCGCTGGCGAATTTCAATCCTTCCCGACTGTTCATTTTACGGCCGGTGGCGACCTCACTGTTAATGGTGGCCATGTTATTGGTCGGCATACTGGCTTACCGTTTGTTACCGGTTTCAGCCTTACCGCAAGTCGATTATCCAACCATACAAGTAGTCACCTTGTATCCGGGTGCCAGTCCCGATGTCATGACCTCGGTGATCACTGCGCCACTGGAACGCCAGTTCGGCCAAATGCCCGGTCTTACCCAAATGTCATCGACCAGTTCCGGTGGTGCTTCGGTAATTACCCTGCAATTTAATCTAACCCTGGATCTGGATGTTGCCGAGCAATCAGTACAGGCAGCAATTAATGCAGCCAGTAATTTCCTCCCCGACGACTTACCGCAAGCACCCATATACAGCAAGGTTAATCCGGCAGACACACCCATTATGACGCTGGCAATCAGCTCCAAAGCGTTGCCCTTATTCAAGGTTGAAGATCTGGTCGATACCCGATTGGCGCAAAAAATCGCCCAGTTACCCGGCGTCGGTTTGGTTGGCATTAGTGGTGGCCAGCGGCCGGCGGTACGCGTACAAGTCAACCACAAAGCACTGGCAGCTTATGGCATTAGTCTGGAAGATGTACGCACGGTAATCGCGGCCGCCAACGTCAATCAACCCAAGGGTATGTTTAATGGTCCGATGCGCTCGGCAATCATTGATAGTAACGATCAGCTGCGCTCTGCGGCGGAATATCGCGACTTGATCATTGCCTACCGTAACGGCGCACCGGTAAAAATGTCTGAAGTAGCCGACGTCGTAGACGGCGCCGAAAATGTCCGCCTGGCAGCCTGGGCTAATGACAAGGCCGCGGTAATCGTCAATATCCAACGTCAACCGGGAGCAAACGTCATCGAAGTCGTCGACAGCATAAAAGAACTGCTGCCAAAATTACAGGCCTCCTTACCGCTTAGCATTGAAGTCGTACCGTTAACCGACCGTACCGTGACGATACGCGCCTCAATACATGATGTGCAATTTGAATTACTGCTGGCTATTGTGCTGGTGGTAATGGTCATTTTTGTATTTCTGCGCAATGTGCCTGCCACGATCATTCCTGGCATTGCTGTTCCCCTGTCCCTGGTCGGTACCTTTATCGTCATGTATCTGGCCGGTTTCAGCATTAACAACTTGACCCTGATGGCACTAACCATTGCTACGGGGTTTGTGGTCGACGATGCCATCGTGGTGATTGAGAACATTTCCCGCTACATCGAACGCGGCGAGTCGCCGTTAAAAGCCGCACTGAAAGGTTCTGAACAAATTGGTTTCACCATCATTTCGTTGACCTTTTCACTGATTGCCGTGCTGATTCCGCTACTGTTTATGAGTGACGTAGTCGGGCGATTATTCAGGGAGTTCGCCATTACCCTGGCCGTAGCAATCCTGATTTCTGCCATGGTATCGCTCACCCTGACACCGATGATGTGCGCCAAATTATTGCGTCAGGACTCCAAACATGGCAATAACGAAGTTGATAAAGCCGTCGACTGGTTCGACAAATTAATTGCCGCTTATGGCCGTAGCCTGGAATGGGTGTTGCAACGACAAACGTTAACCATGCTGGTTTTTTTCGCCACCGTAGCATTAACCGTGACACTGTACATCGCCATTCCCAAAGGCTTTTTCCCGATACAAGATACCGGTATTATTCAGGGTATTTCGGAAGCACCACAAAACGTATCTTTTTCAGCAATGGCCGAGTATCAGCAAAAACTGGGTAAACTGATTCTTGAAGACCCGGCAGTCGATAATCTTTCTTCGTTTATCGGTGTCGATGGCATCAATACCACACCCAATAGCGGTCGTTTCCTGATTAATCTGAAACCGCACGCCGAACGCACCGTCAACGCTTCCGAAGTGATCGCCCGATTAAAACTCAAACTGGCCGAATTGAGCGGCGTTACCTTGTATTTACAACCGGTACAGGATCTGACTATGGAAAATCGGGTCAGTCGTACCCAATACCAGTTTACCCTCGAAACCCCGGATCCGGAGGAACTTAACCGCTGGACCCAACGCCTGGTAGAACAACTTACCGGCCAACCGGAATTTAGCGATGTCACCAGCGATGTCCAGGACCAAGGTCGGCAAGTCTATGTCAATATAGACCGCAGTACCGCCAGTCGCCTTGGCATCACGACTGCCGCAGTCGATAACACACTGTACAGCGCTTATGGGCAGCGACTGGTATCGACTATTTTTACCCAGTCCAACCAATATCGGGTCGTGCTTGAAGTTGATCCTGCCGACCAACATTCCCCGGAAACCCTCAAGGATTTACGTATTCCTTCCGGCAATGGCACTCAAGTTCCGTTATCGGCGATAGCTGAAATATCGGAACGGCCAACACCATTATCGATCAATCATCTCGACCAGTTTCCGGTAGCCACGCTGTCATTTAATCTGGCTCACGGTGCCGCACTGGGCGATGCCGTGAAAGCTATCGACCGCGCCAAAGACGAGATCGGTTTACCATTAAGCATCCGTACCAGTTATCAGGGCGCGGCACTGGCTTTTAAAGCCTCTCTGGATAACACGCTATGGTTGATTCTGGCGGCCATTATTACCGTGTACATTGTCCTTGGCGTACTGTACGAAAGCTATATTCACCCGATCACCATTTTATCCACACTACCTTCTGCCGGAGTCGGTGCATTACTGGCACTGATAATTTCTGGCGGTGATCTGGGTATTATCGGCATCATCGGCATTATTTTGTTGATCGGCATTGTCAAAAAGAACGCCATCATGATGATAGATTTTGCCCTGGAAGCCGAGCGCAAAAACCTTATGCCGCCAGCCGATGCTATTTTTCAAGCCTGTTTACTGCGCTTTCGACCGATTCTAATGACCACGTTGGCAGCATTACTGGGCGCGTTACCACTGATGCTGGGTAGTGGTGTTGGCTCGGAGTTACGCCATCCCTTGGGAATTACCATGGTCGGCGGTTTATTGGTCAGCCAGTTATTAACCTTATATACCACGCCGGTCATTTATTTATGGATGGATAATCTGGCCAGACGGGTCTCCGGTTGGGTGCGCCTTAATCCAACCGAAGTTGTCGAAAACGAGGGCAGTTTGTAA
- a CDS encoding xanthine dehydrogenase family protein molybdopterin-binding subunit, translating to MNSVNLENAGRRDFFRKTALAGGGLVLGFYLNPADSAAKRVAKPSTISETAGFKPNAFIHIALSGKVTLISKQPEIGQGIKTSLPMVIAEELEVNWKDVVILQGDLDPVYGSQSAGGSRSTPTNYEEFHRLGATARTMLITAAAELWKLPATELIAKDSAIHHLASGRQLNYGKLVEKASTLPVPAPESVHLKDSKDYKLLGTRIGGVDNPGIVTGKPLFGIDVKLPGMLYAVYEKSPVFGGKVVSANLDKIKSLPGIRNAFIISGGSDLKGLLPGVAILADSTWTAFSARKQLKVVWDDGEAAAESWAGFTAKAKELSTQPGTEILRNDGNIKAALDGSVKKVDAAYSYPFISHASIEPQNCTAWYKDGAMEIWAPTQNPEAGQKIVTETLGIPKDKIILHITRSGGGFGRRLIPDYIIEAAAIAQQVKVPVKLTWTREDDLQHDQYRAGGFHFLRGGLNDQGKLVAWHNHFVTFAHKVIKDGKSSLELGSGANLSGDEFPGRWVENCLLEQTPLECNIPMGPWRAPRSNVLAWVFHSFIDELAHAAGRDPLEFRLEILGNKDVIPGTGKQDIPYDVNRMKHVLQHVAEKSEWGKKTFPRGQGQGIAFHFSHRGYIAQVAEVTVSMEGKLKVDRVVVSTDIGAQIVNLSGAENQVQGSVIDGLSALMFQELNIEKGRIVQSNFGDYPLLRIADAPTRVDVHFLKTVYPVTGLGEPALPPLAPAVCNAIFAATGIRVRQLPLLRTDLSWS from the coding sequence ATGAACTCAGTCAATCTTGAAAATGCCGGTCGGCGTGATTTTTTCCGCAAAACAGCACTTGCTGGTGGGGGACTGGTTCTTGGTTTTTATCTTAATCCGGCTGACAGCGCAGCGAAACGAGTCGCCAAGCCATCCACTATTTCAGAAACGGCAGGATTTAAACCCAATGCCTTTATTCATATTGCACTCAGCGGCAAAGTGACGTTGATCAGCAAGCAGCCTGAAATCGGCCAAGGTATAAAAACCTCACTACCTATGGTGATCGCTGAAGAACTGGAGGTCAACTGGAAGGATGTCGTTATCCTTCAGGGCGATCTTGATCCCGTTTATGGGAGTCAAAGTGCCGGTGGCTCGCGTTCAACACCGACCAATTACGAGGAATTTCATCGGCTCGGTGCTACTGCACGTACCATGCTTATCACAGCGGCCGCAGAGCTTTGGAAGCTTCCGGCAACCGAGCTTATCGCGAAAGACAGTGCCATTCATCATCTTGCCAGCGGGAGGCAACTGAATTATGGCAAGCTGGTCGAAAAGGCTTCCACCTTACCGGTTCCAGCTCCCGAATCAGTTCACTTGAAGGACTCAAAAGATTATAAACTGCTGGGCACTCGTATCGGTGGTGTCGATAATCCGGGTATTGTTACCGGCAAACCTTTATTCGGTATCGACGTTAAGTTGCCAGGGATGCTATATGCTGTTTACGAGAAGTCACCTGTTTTCGGAGGTAAGGTCGTTAGTGCCAATCTGGATAAAATCAAGTCGCTACCAGGTATACGCAATGCCTTTATTATCAGTGGAGGATCTGATCTTAAGGGTTTATTGCCCGGTGTGGCTATCTTGGCCGACTCGACTTGGACTGCATTCAGTGCCCGCAAACAACTGAAAGTTGTCTGGGATGATGGCGAGGCAGCAGCGGAAAGCTGGGCAGGATTTACTGCCAAGGCCAAGGAGTTGTCCACTCAACCCGGTACTGAGATTTTACGTAATGATGGCAATATTAAGGCTGCGCTTGACGGATCTGTGAAAAAGGTAGATGCGGCTTATAGTTACCCCTTTATATCGCATGCCAGCATAGAGCCGCAAAATTGTACGGCTTGGTACAAAGATGGAGCCATGGAAATCTGGGCGCCTACACAAAACCCGGAAGCCGGTCAAAAAATTGTCACGGAAACGTTAGGTATTCCTAAAGACAAAATCATTTTACATATTACCCGTAGCGGCGGTGGTTTTGGGCGGCGCTTGATTCCTGATTATATTATCGAAGCGGCGGCCATTGCTCAACAGGTAAAGGTGCCCGTTAAGTTGACCTGGACGCGCGAAGACGACTTACAGCATGATCAGTATCGCGCCGGTGGTTTTCATTTTTTGCGTGGCGGACTTAATGACCAAGGTAAATTAGTCGCTTGGCATAACCATTTTGTTACCTTTGCCCATAAGGTTATTAAAGACGGTAAGTCGTCACTGGAACTAGGTAGCGGTGCCAATCTGTCCGGCGATGAATTTCCCGGTCGTTGGGTTGAAAACTGTCTGTTGGAGCAAACACCGCTTGAGTGCAATATTCCAATGGGGCCTTGGCGTGCACCACGCAGTAACGTATTGGCTTGGGTGTTTCACAGTTTTATTGATGAACTGGCTCATGCTGCGGGACGTGATCCTTTGGAATTTCGTCTGGAAATTTTGGGTAATAAGGACGTTATCCCCGGAACGGGGAAGCAGGATATACCCTATGACGTCAATCGTATGAAGCATGTCTTACAACATGTGGCAGAAAAATCTGAATGGGGGAAAAAAACCTTTCCACGTGGTCAAGGTCAAGGCATCGCATTCCATTTTAGTCATCGTGGTTACATTGCCCAGGTCGCTGAAGTTACCGTGTCCATGGAAGGTAAACTTAAGGTTGACCGTGTTGTGGTTTCAACTGACATTGGTGCACAAATCGTTAATCTCAGCGGAGCGGAAAATCAAGTCCAGGGTTCGGTGATTGACGGTCTTAGTGCGTTGATGTTTCAGGAGCTGAATATCGAGAAGGGACGGATTGTCCAGAGCAATTTCGGTGATTATCCGCTGCTTCGTATAGCCGATGCTCCGACTCGGGTAGATGTGCATTTTCTCAAGACTGTCTATCCGGTAACCGGTTTGGGTGAACCTGCGCTACCGCCTTTGGCACCGGCAGTGTGCAATGCGATTTTCGCCGCTACGGGGATACGCGTTCGTCAATTGCCATTACTGCGAACTGATCTGAGCTGGAGTTAA
- a CDS encoding MdtA/MuxA family multidrug efflux RND transporter periplasmic adaptor subunit, with protein MSENKHHQSTPLAGRRRAYILPGSLIVLAITAVGFYFQQSSAAPDGKFGAADGKRGRENYEAPAAVAIETAGKADFPVYLNGLGTVTALRTVTLRPRVDGELVRVAFSEGQMVKEGELLAEIDPRPFQIQLQQVEGQLLRDQALLQNAEIDHDRYQKLLAQDSISAQQTVTQQAQVKQYQGTVEMDKAQVNNAKLQLGYARLTSPIPGRVGLRQIDQGNIVHTNDTNGLVVITQLQPISVVFTLPEDKVQQVIQRWRSNQSVTVVAYDRAGKIKLAEGKLLAIDNQIDPTTGTLKLKAQFDNNESTLFANQFVNVKMHLETLPDATLVSSAAIQHDGEGAFVYVINQEKKAQLRRITVGPIEADKVVVLTNLAANETVVVEGTDRLHEGSLVDIAQKDGQTVAASPDTLTKPEARFRKRDRRS; from the coding sequence ATGAGTGAAAACAAGCACCACCAATCAACGCCACTCGCCGGTCGACGCAGAGCTTATATACTGCCCGGCTCACTGATCGTGTTGGCGATTACGGCCGTCGGCTTTTATTTTCAGCAGTCCTCAGCGGCACCCGATGGCAAGTTTGGTGCCGCTGATGGTAAACGTGGACGCGAAAATTATGAGGCACCGGCAGCCGTAGCGATAGAAACTGCCGGAAAAGCTGATTTTCCAGTGTATCTGAATGGCTTGGGCACGGTAACCGCGCTGCGAACCGTAACTTTACGACCCAGAGTTGACGGCGAACTGGTGCGGGTAGCTTTCAGCGAAGGCCAAATGGTTAAGGAAGGCGAGCTACTGGCGGAAATTGATCCACGCCCGTTTCAAATACAGTTGCAACAGGTTGAAGGTCAGTTGCTACGTGATCAGGCTTTACTACAAAATGCCGAAATAGACCATGACCGCTATCAAAAACTACTGGCACAGGACTCCATTTCCGCTCAACAGACCGTGACCCAGCAAGCTCAGGTTAAACAATATCAAGGTACCGTAGAAATGGATAAAGCCCAGGTCAATAACGCCAAACTCCAGCTTGGCTATGCACGACTAACCTCGCCGATTCCCGGACGAGTGGGACTGCGCCAAATTGATCAAGGCAATATTGTTCATACCAATGATACTAACGGTTTAGTGGTAATTACCCAGCTACAACCCATTAGCGTCGTATTTACCCTGCCCGAAGACAAAGTACAGCAAGTAATACAACGTTGGCGCTCCAATCAGTCCGTTACCGTGGTTGCGTATGACCGTGCCGGAAAAATCAAACTGGCCGAAGGTAAATTACTGGCCATCGATAACCAGATTGATCCCACTACGGGCACACTAAAACTAAAGGCGCAATTTGATAATAACGAAAGCACTCTGTTCGCCAATCAGTTCGTCAACGTCAAAATGCATCTGGAAACTCTGCCCGACGCCACGCTGGTATCCAGTGCCGCCATTCAGCATGATGGCGAAGGCGCGTTTGTTTATGTAATCAATCAGGAAAAAAAAGCACAACTGCGCCGAATTACCGTGGGGCCAATCGAAGCCGACAAAGTAGTCGTACTGACCAACCTTGCTGCCAATGAAACGGTGGTAGTAGAAGGTACCGACCGGCTTCACGAAGGCAGTCTGGTCGATATTGCCCAAAAAGATGGCCAAACCGTAGCGGCCAGTCCCGATACGTTAACCAAACCCGAAGCCAGGTTTCGTAAACGCGATCGGCGTTCATAA